Proteins encoded in a region of the Planctomycetaceae bacterium genome:
- a CDS encoding autotransporter-associated beta strand repeat-containing protein, whose protein sequence is MKWTLMTALAVVAIAGFVPAASAADYYLRSGTASLTGSGTWEYYNGSSWVSGTFTPSAGNNYFVDSGATISGAGTFAGSSLQINAGGKLSMTGSAVVTALTLNGGTLAGYASAASTFTGTVTLTGSSFIEGGNYLVLAPATMIQGNSAYSLTYASGKIDIQSNYGGNGWIDENEAVVYSGDTIISAGATVTGFRYRVTTFGSQKGDLTVDGTLDMGLNVYAKDQNINGLYGSGTITGNATGRDGAPGLTVGYGDADGNFSGNIIATAGQTGKLGLTKIGSGTQILSGTNTYTGATTVTLGALLINGDSSGAVGVVTVNSGATLGGSGIIGGATTILSGGKLSPGASAGTLTIDDSLNISGALGGAAGSLLFDLGDMVTLTGTNVLTIGSGLLNWDDFVFTGTVTGPRTYTLFDTGAAISGTLGTNLSGKIGSFDGTLSMSESGQDILLTVIPEPATMSLLVLGGLAALIRRRR, encoded by the coding sequence ATGAAGTGGACGTTGATGACGGCGTTAGCGGTTGTGGCGATAGCGGGCTTTGTTCCGGCCGCCAGTGCCGCAGATTATTACCTCCGCTCGGGAACCGCGAGCCTCACGGGCTCGGGCACGTGGGAGTACTACAACGGCAGCAGTTGGGTCAGCGGCACGTTTACGCCGTCTGCCGGCAACAATTACTTTGTTGATAGCGGCGCCACGATCAGCGGCGCCGGGACGTTCGCGGGCAGCTCCCTGCAGATCAACGCCGGCGGCAAGCTGAGCATGACTGGCAGCGCCGTAGTTACCGCCCTGACACTTAACGGCGGGACGCTGGCAGGATACGCCAGTGCGGCCAGCACGTTCACAGGGACAGTCACCCTCACAGGCAGTTCGTTCATTGAGGGTGGAAACTACCTGGTATTGGCTCCCGCCACAATGATCCAGGGCAATAGCGCCTATTCTCTGACCTACGCGTCAGGCAAGATCGACATCCAGTCAAACTATGGCGGCAACGGGTGGATTGATGAAAACGAAGCCGTTGTCTACAGCGGCGACACGATCATCAGCGCCGGCGCCACCGTGACTGGTTTTCGTTACCGCGTCACCACCTTCGGTTCTCAGAAGGGCGACCTGACAGTCGATGGCACCCTGGATATGGGCCTGAACGTCTACGCAAAAGACCAGAACATCAACGGCCTGTATGGCAGTGGCACGATTACCGGTAACGCAACCGGCAGAGACGGCGCCCCTGGGCTGACGGTGGGCTACGGCGATGCCGACGGGAACTTCTCGGGCAACATCATCGCTACGGCTGGGCAGACCGGCAAACTAGGCCTGACGAAGATCGGAAGCGGCACGCAGATCCTCAGCGGCACCAATACCTACACCGGCGCGACGACCGTCACGCTTGGCGCGCTGCTGATCAACGGCGACTCCAGCGGGGCTGTCGGCGTCGTCACCGTTAACTCCGGCGCCACCCTGGGCGGCAGCGGGATTATCGGCGGGGCCACGACCATCCTCAGCGGCGGCAAGCTCTCGCCCGGCGCCTCCGCCGGAACGTTGACCATCGACGACAGCCTGAATATCTCCGGCGCCCTGGGCGGCGCGGCCGGGTCACTGCTCTTCGACCTGGGCGACATGGTCACCCTGACCGGCACGAACGTGCTGACCATCGGCAGCGGCCTGCTGAACTGGGACGACTTCGTCTTCACCGGCACGGTCACCGGGCCGCGCACCTACACGCTCTTTGATACCGGCGCTGCCATCAGCGGCACGCTGGGGACGAATCTAAGCGGGAAGATCGGCAGCTTCGATGGCACCCTGAGCATGAGCGAATCAGGCCAGGACATCCTGCTGACGGTGATCCCCGAGCCGGCGACGATGAGCCTGCTGGTGCTGGGCGGCCTGGCGGCCCTGATCCGCCGCAGGAGATAA
- a CDS encoding substrate-binding domain-containing protein, which produces MSHEKDITRTPGRRVLVLLNWSRPQITRGTMEYARQAGWWIESPFVVWWGTPPEAVIPSPDNPVDGMLTLLFNMPASLAELMRRAKVPTVSLSPVHLPRVLTVLPDDDAIGRLGAAALVERGFRHVAFAAAMERLLAKERYRGFCRAARQGGAVPIVLEMHSHSADNLADLGRRLIQLPKPLGIMGFGDSDAAYVMRACRLVGLAVPEQVAVIGAGNDEMSCELAPVPISSVRLDDYRHGYESAKVLDDLMSGRAAPKGPLLIEPLGVVHRQSTDILAVPDVTVAKALRYIWQNITNSRLSVTEVAAFAGISVSSLNNAFKQHLGTPIGWQIRHKRLTAAMDLLGNSRRKVKEIATLCGYRDEEHLRSTLRGRTGLSPRAWRKQNPGGDGG; this is translated from the coding sequence ATGTCTCACGAAAAAGACATCACACGCACCCCCGGCCGGCGGGTCCTGGTGCTGCTGAACTGGTCCAGACCCCAGATCACCCGGGGGACTATGGAATACGCCCGCCAGGCCGGATGGTGGATTGAATCGCCCTTTGTCGTCTGGTGGGGCACCCCGCCCGAGGCCGTGATTCCCTCGCCGGACAACCCGGTCGATGGCATGTTGACGCTGCTGTTCAACATGCCTGCGAGCCTTGCGGAGTTGATGCGGCGTGCAAAGGTCCCGACGGTCAGCCTGTCGCCGGTGCATCTTCCGCGCGTGCTGACGGTCTTGCCTGATGACGACGCCATTGGACGGTTGGGCGCCGCCGCGCTGGTCGAGCGAGGGTTCCGCCACGTGGCCTTTGCCGCCGCGATGGAGCGTCTGCTGGCCAAGGAACGCTACAGGGGGTTCTGCCGGGCTGCCCGCCAGGGCGGAGCTGTGCCGATAGTCCTGGAAATGCATTCGCACTCGGCCGACAATCTTGCCGATCTGGGCCGCCGGCTTATCCAACTGCCCAAGCCGCTGGGAATCATGGGTTTTGGCGACAGTGACGCCGCCTACGTCATGCGAGCGTGCCGGTTGGTCGGCCTGGCGGTTCCCGAGCAGGTGGCGGTGATCGGGGCCGGAAACGATGAGATGAGCTGCGAACTGGCGCCGGTGCCGATATCGAGCGTCCGATTGGATGACTATCGCCACGGGTACGAATCGGCAAAAGTGCTGGACGACCTGATGAGCGGCCGGGCGGCGCCAAAGGGACCATTGCTGATCGAGCCGCTGGGCGTGGTGCATCGCCAGAGTACGGACATCCTGGCTGTCCCCGACGTGACCGTCGCCAAGGCGCTGAGGTACATCTGGCAGAACATCACCAACTCGCGACTGTCGGTGACGGAGGTGGCCGCCTTCGCCGGCATTTCCGTTTCATCCTTGAACAACGCTTTCAAGCAGCACTTGGGGACGCCCATCGGCTGGCAGATACGCCACAAACGCCTGACCGCTGCCATGGATCTGCTGGGCAACAGCCGCCGCAAGGTCAAGGAGATCGCCACGCTGTGCGGCTATCGCGACGAAGAGCACCTGCGCTCGACGCTGCGCGGACGCACGGGCCTGTCCCCCCGCGCCTGGCGAAAGCAGAATCCCGGAGGCGATGGCGGCTAG
- a CDS encoding SDR family oxidoreductase: MIPIDLSGHTAVVTGASGQLGRAMVRTLARAGADVAVCYLNNRSKADELAAQVQAMGRRSIVVQVDVTAADAINALRDRVAAELASADIIVNNAVIQYPWKSILDQPSADFESQFRSCVMHNVLMAQAFVPGMVARKWGRVIGINTECAMQCAAGQGAYASAKRGMDGVLRVLAREVGQHGITVNEIAPGWTISEDQADGSPQAYRDTLPLRRRGSDQEIANVVAFVASDLASYITGAYIPVCGGNIMPAI, from the coding sequence ATGATCCCGATTGATCTCTCAGGCCATACAGCCGTCGTCACCGGCGCCAGCGGACAGCTCGGCCGCGCCATGGTGCGGACACTCGCCCGCGCCGGGGCGGATGTGGCGGTCTGCTATCTCAACAACCGTTCCAAAGCCGACGAACTCGCCGCGCAGGTCCAGGCCATGGGCCGCCGCAGCATCGTGGTACAAGTGGACGTGACAGCCGCCGATGCCATCAATGCATTGCGCGATCGAGTGGCCGCCGAGCTCGCCTCGGCCGACATCATCGTCAACAATGCGGTGATCCAGTACCCCTGGAAGAGCATCCTCGATCAGCCCTCGGCCGACTTCGAAAGCCAGTTCCGCTCCTGTGTGATGCACAACGTGCTGATGGCCCAGGCGTTCGTACCCGGGATGGTCGCCCGCAAGTGGGGCCGCGTGATCGGGATCAACACCGAGTGTGCCATGCAGTGCGCCGCCGGCCAAGGCGCTTACGCCTCAGCCAAGCGCGGGATGGACGGCGTGCTGCGCGTGCTGGCGCGCGAGGTGGGCCAGCATGGCATCACCGTCAATGAGATCGCCCCCGGCTGGACGATCAGCGAAGACCAGGCCGATGGCTCGCCGCAGGCCTACCGCGACACGCTGCCCCTGCGCCGCCGGGGGAGCGACCAGGAGATCGCCAACGTGGTGGCCTTCGTTGCCAGCGACCTGGCATCCTACATCACCGGCGCCTATATCCCCGTCTGCGGCGGCAACATCATGCCGGCAATCTGA
- a CDS encoding ACT domain-containing protein — protein MKVMQLSVFLENKPGELSRPCKALSQAGVNLLSVCLADTAQFGILRMIVPDPDTAKAALEAAGYVVNLAQVIAVDMSDRPGSLTAITTMLGQASINIEYLYAFCSRIAGNAVLVMRFEDPDAAISVLQSHSVRVLKAKELLDRVQEH, from the coding sequence ATGAAAGTCATGCAGCTTTCGGTCTTTCTCGAAAACAAGCCCGGCGAGTTGAGCCGGCCGTGCAAGGCGCTCTCTCAGGCGGGCGTCAACCTGCTGTCGGTCTGCCTGGCGGACACCGCCCAGTTCGGCATCCTGCGGATGATCGTGCCCGACCCCGACACGGCCAAGGCCGCCCTCGAAGCGGCGGGATACGTCGTGAATCTCGCGCAGGTAATCGCCGTGGATATGTCCGACCGCCCGGGCTCACTGACAGCCATCACGACGATGCTCGGCCAGGCCTCGATCAACATCGAGTATCTCTATGCATTCTGCTCGCGCATCGCCGGAAACGCGGTGCTCGTCATGCGGTTCGAAGACCCCGACGCGGCCATCAGCGTCCTGCAGTCCCACAGCGTACGGGTCCTCAAGGCCAAGGAACTGCTCGACCGCGTACAGGAACATTAA
- a CDS encoding phenylacetate--CoA ligase, translating into MIRGNENISVPDYLPAEELRQLQFSRLQAIVRRAYDRVPLFHQRMQERGLTPHSIARIEDIAHLPFSVKADLRDTYPFGLFASAMEDIVRLHASSGTTGKPIVVAYTQEDVNVWTSVIARTLAACGCHRGDIVQNSYGYGLFTGGLGLHYGAEALGATVIPMSGGNTERQIMLMKDFGVTAICCTPSYFVHLVERAAAMGIDVRNLPLRTGIFGAEPWSDAMRRQIELTGGIKAYDIYGLSEIVGPGVGIECPCQNGLHIFEDHFYPEIVDPQTCQPLPDGAEGELVLTTLSKQAMPMIRYRTRDITAIIPQPCLCGRTIRRIRRIGRRSDDMIIIRGVNVFPSQIEAALLAVSPSLLHYQIHLTREGGLDQMQVNVELTGDLFSDEVRAVEELAARIDRSIESALGLRVGVRLVEPHSIQRSEGKAKRVFDNRQLPA; encoded by the coding sequence ATGATTCGAGGCAATGAGAACATCAGCGTGCCGGACTACCTGCCGGCGGAGGAATTGCGGCAGCTTCAGTTTTCGCGCCTCCAGGCGATCGTTCGGCGGGCGTACGACCGCGTGCCGCTGTTCCACCAGCGGATGCAGGAGCGCGGTCTCACGCCCCACAGCATCGCGCGGATAGAAGACATCGCCCACCTGCCCTTCTCGGTCAAGGCGGACCTGCGCGACACGTATCCCTTCGGTCTCTTCGCCAGTGCGATGGAGGATATCGTGCGCCTGCACGCCTCCAGCGGCACGACGGGTAAGCCCATCGTCGTGGCCTATACGCAGGAAGACGTGAATGTCTGGACGAGCGTCATCGCTCGGACTCTGGCGGCGTGCGGCTGCCATCGCGGCGATATCGTGCAGAACAGTTACGGTTACGGCCTGTTCACCGGCGGGCTGGGTCTGCACTACGGCGCCGAGGCGTTGGGGGCGACGGTGATCCCCATGTCCGGCGGCAACACCGAGCGTCAGATCATGCTGATGAAGGACTTCGGCGTGACGGCGATCTGCTGCACGCCCAGCTACTTCGTACACCTGGTCGAGCGGGCGGCGGCAATGGGGATAGACGTTCGTAATTTGCCCCTGCGCACGGGCATCTTCGGCGCCGAGCCCTGGTCCGACGCGATGCGCCGCCAGATCGAGCTCACCGGCGGTATCAAGGCGTACGACATCTACGGCCTCTCCGAGATCGTCGGCCCGGGCGTGGGCATCGAGTGCCCCTGCCAGAACGGGCTGCACATTTTCGAGGACCACTTCTATCCCGAGATCGTTGACCCGCAAACGTGCCAGCCGCTGCCGGACGGCGCCGAGGGCGAACTGGTGCTGACGACGCTGAGCAAGCAGGCCATGCCGATGATCCGCTACCGCACGCGCGATATCACGGCGATCATCCCTCAGCCCTGCCTCTGTGGGCGCACGATCCGTCGCATACGCCGCATCGGCCGGCGCAGCGACGACATGATCATCATCCGCGGCGTGAACGTCTTTCCCTCGCAGATCGAGGCGGCGCTGCTGGCGGTGTCGCCCTCGCTGCTGCACTACCAGATCCACCTCACCCGCGAGGGCGGGTTGGACCAGATGCAGGTGAATGTCGAGCTCACCGGCGACCTGTTCAGCGACGAGGTGCGGGCGGTGGAAGAACTCGCCGCGCGCATCGACCGTTCCATCGAGAGCGCGCTCGGCCTGCGCGTCGGCGTACGGCTGGTCGAACCGCATTCCATCCAGCGAAGCGAAGGCAAGGCCAAACGCGTTTTCGACAACCGTCAATTGCCAGCCTGA
- a CDS encoding 2-oxoacid:acceptor oxidoreductase family protein, whose protein sequence is MTAAVTNVVLAGLGGQGVIKASDILAQAAFDAGFDVKKSEIHGMSQRGGFVASDVRFGEQVLSPMIPAGEADILVLMAVDQLEAARPCLKAGGQLIMGAEIDIKGMPPRCLNVAVLGALSSALEIPRKSWHAAIEALLPAKSHEENLRAFEAGRRV, encoded by the coding sequence ATGACGGCCGCAGTGACGAACGTCGTGCTTGCGGGCCTGGGCGGCCAAGGCGTGATCAAGGCCTCGGACATCCTGGCTCAGGCTGCCTTCGACGCCGGGTTCGACGTCAAGAAGAGCGAGATTCACGGGATGAGCCAGCGCGGCGGGTTCGTTGCAAGCGACGTGCGATTCGGCGAGCAGGTGCTCAGCCCGATGATCCCCGCCGGCGAGGCGGACATCCTGGTCCTGATGGCCGTCGACCAGCTCGAAGCGGCGCGCCCGTGCCTCAAGGCCGGCGGCCAGTTGATCATGGGCGCCGAGATCGACATCAAGGGCATGCCCCCGCGGTGCCTGAACGTGGCCGTGCTCGGGGCCTTGAGCTCGGCGCTGGAGATCCCGCGCAAGAGTTGGCACGCGGCCATCGAGGCGCTGCTGCCGGCGAAGTCTCATGAAGAAAACCTGCGGGCGTTCGAAGCCGGCCGGCGAGTATGA
- a CDS encoding thiamine pyrophosphate-dependent enzyme has product MADAERLLLSGNEAIALAACDSGFALGAGYPGTPSTEILERFAELGGKAQWSPNEKVALEVVLGSAYCGARSLATMKHVGLNVAADVLFTAAYTGVSGALVVVSADDPGMWSSQNEQDNRRYAVAAGVPMLEPADSQEAYDFLFAAAEVSERWRLPVILRLTTRVCHSKTVVRPGARIAPQPPTYERDYRSRVMIPLHARPAHRRLRAKLVEIDAWNETSPLNRRVVGETSLGIITSGISFMHAREAAPQASILKIAMTHPLPMKMIRDFAASVDRCVVIEEGDPVLADAILAAGIAIEAKSEMYRFGELNVPRVRRILAGDNSPEPQPAKGKPPELCKGCPHRTVFETLKKLDCLVSGDIGCYTLAALPPLEAMDSMICMGAAIGVGLGMRHVLPAHQAKRIVSVIGDSTFVHSGITGLVEMIYNPPASGHVLIILDNGITAMTGLQEHPGTGRTLDHKATGRVVYEDLARSLGVKQVHVIDPIKDPQRLEDVLRQCLAGDELSVIVARRPCLLAAKKIEQWSADNAAAKAVQP; this is encoded by the coding sequence ATGGCCGATGCGGAACGGTTATTGCTCAGCGGCAACGAGGCGATCGCCCTGGCGGCTTGCGACAGCGGCTTTGCGCTGGGAGCGGGCTATCCCGGAACGCCTTCGACTGAAATCCTCGAGCGATTCGCTGAACTGGGCGGCAAGGCACAGTGGTCGCCGAATGAGAAGGTGGCCTTGGAAGTCGTCCTCGGCAGCGCCTATTGCGGGGCTCGGTCGCTGGCGACCATGAAGCATGTCGGGCTCAATGTGGCCGCCGACGTGCTTTTCACGGCCGCCTACACCGGGGTCAGCGGGGCGCTGGTAGTCGTCTCGGCGGACGACCCGGGCATGTGGTCCAGCCAGAACGAGCAGGACAACCGCCGCTACGCCGTCGCCGCGGGCGTGCCGATGCTTGAGCCGGCCGATTCGCAGGAAGCGTACGACTTTCTCTTCGCGGCCGCCGAGGTCTCCGAGCGATGGCGCCTGCCGGTGATCCTGCGCCTGACGACGCGTGTCTGCCATTCCAAGACTGTCGTGCGCCCCGGCGCACGGATCGCGCCCCAGCCGCCCACATACGAGCGCGACTATCGCTCGCGAGTGATGATCCCGCTGCATGCACGTCCGGCGCATCGGCGGCTGCGGGCCAAACTCGTCGAGATCGACGCCTGGAACGAAACCTCACCGCTGAACCGCCGCGTCGTCGGCGAGACATCGCTGGGCATCATCACCTCGGGCATCAGCTTCATGCACGCCCGCGAGGCGGCGCCGCAGGCGTCGATCCTCAAGATCGCCATGACCCATCCCCTGCCGATGAAAATGATCCGCGATTTCGCCGCCTCGGTCGATCGCTGCGTGGTGATCGAGGAAGGCGACCCGGTTCTGGCCGACGCGATCCTCGCAGCCGGTATCGCCATCGAAGCCAAGAGCGAGATGTACCGCTTCGGCGAGCTCAACGTCCCACGCGTGCGGCGGATCCTGGCCGGCGACAACTCGCCCGAGCCGCAGCCGGCCAAGGGTAAACCGCCCGAACTCTGCAAAGGCTGCCCGCACCGCACGGTCTTCGAGACGCTCAAGAAGCTCGACTGCCTCGTCAGCGGCGACATCGGCTGTTACACGCTGGCCGCCCTGCCTCCGCTGGAGGCAATGGACAGCATGATCTGCATGGGCGCGGCCATCGGCGTGGGGCTTGGGATGCGACACGTGCTGCCTGCCCACCAAGCCAAGCGCATCGTCAGCGTCATCGGCGACAGCACGTTTGTACACAGCGGAATAACCGGCCTGGTGGAGATGATCTACAATCCACCGGCGAGCGGCCACGTGCTGATCATTCTCGATAACGGCATCACGGCGATGACCGGTCTCCAGGAGCACCCCGGCACGGGGCGAACACTCGACCACAAAGCCACCGGCCGCGTCGTGTACGAAGACCTCGCCCGCAGTCTGGGTGTGAAGCAGGTTCACGTGATCGACCCGATCAAGGATCCTCAGCGGCTCGAGGACGTGCTGCGGCAGTGCCTGGCCGGCGACGAGCTTTCCGTGATCGTCGCGCGGCGACCTTGCCTGCTGGCGGCCAAGAAGATCGAGCAGTGGTCGGCCGACAACGCGGCGGCAAAGGCGGTGCAGCCATGA